The Thermodesulfobacteriota bacterium sequence TGACCGTCATGGCGCTAGGCCTCATGGTGGTACTGGGCGTTCTGTACCGCGGCATGACCCGGCCGCTTGCCGAGCTGCACCGGGGGGCGGTCCGGTTGGGGCAGGGCGAGCTTGCCTACCGGGTGCCGCTGGCCGCCGCGGACGAATTCGGGGAGATGGCTGGGGCCTTCAACCACATGGCGGCCCAGCTGGAGGCGGCCCGGGCGGTGCTGGACGAGGAAGCCGCAGCGCGCCGCCAGACCGAAGAAGAGCTGCGCCAGGCCAAGGATGAGCTGGAGCGGTATTTTGCCGTCATCCCGGACCTGTTGTGCGTCGCCGCCCCGGACGGCTCGTTCCAGAAGCTCAACCCGGCCTGGACCACCACCCTGGGCTATCCCCTGGAAGAGCTTCTGGCCACGCCGCTTGCGGCCCGCATCCACCCGGACGACCTGGCCGAGATGGAGCGGCATCTGGCCGGCGAGCCTACCCGGGCCTTCACCAACCGCTACCGCCACCGGGATGGCTCGTGGCGCTGGCTGGAGTGGAACGCCACGCCGGCGGCCGGCGGCCGACTCTATGCCGCGGCCCGAGACATCACCGCTCGCCGGGCGGCCGAGGAGGCGCTCCGGGAAAGCCAGCAGATGTTTGCCCTCTTCATGCGCCACACACCGGTATACACCTTCATCAAGCGCCTGGAGAACGGCGTCAGTCGCTCCCTGGCGGTGAGCGACAACTACCGGGACATGCTGGGCGTGTCCGCGCGGGAAATGATCGGCAAGACCATGGAAGAGCTCTTCCCCCTGGACTTTGCCCGGAAGATCACGGCGGATGACTTCGCGGTGGTGGCCAGCGGCCAGGTGCTGGAGCTGGACGAAGACTTCGGCGGCCGGCATTACACCACCATCAAGTTCCCCATTGTCCGGCCGGACGGCTCGACCCTGCTGGCCGGCTTCACCATCGACATCACCCGCCGCCGCCGGGCCGAAGAACAGTTGCGGGAGCTGAACCGCACCCTGGAGGCCCGGGTGGAGGAGGAGACCCGGGCCCGTCTCGACAAGGAGCGGCTCCTGGTCCAGCAGTCCAAGCTGGCGGCCATGGGCGAGATGCTGGGCGCCATCGCCCACCAGTGGCGCCAGCCCCTGAACGCGGTGGCGGTGATCGTCCAGGACGTGCAAGACGCCTTTTCGGCCGGCTTGCTGGACGGGGCCTATCTCCGGCGGGCCACCACCCAGGCCATGGCCCAGATCTGCTTCATGTCCCGGACCATCGACGACTTCCGCAACTTCTTCCAGCCGGACAAGGCCAGGACCCTCTTCGACGCCAAGAAGGCGGTCGTGCGGGTGCTGGAGCTGCTCTCCCCGCAGCTGGCCAGCCACGATATCCTGTGGTCGCTCACCTGTCTCGTGCACCAGACAAGCTTCGGCCCCGGGGAGGAGGTGGAGGAGTGCCCGGCCATGCACCTGTACGGCTTCGAGAACGAGCTCAAGCAGGTATTCTTAAGCCTGCTGGGCAACGCCCAGGATGCCATTCTTGCCCGCCGCGCCGCCTGCGGCCAGCCGGAGCACGGCCGGGTGCAGGTGAGCTTCGCCCGGGAGGACAGCCGGGTTGTCATCCGGGTGGCCGACAACGGCGGTGGCATCCCGGACCTTCTCCTGGACCGGGTCTTCGAGCCCTATTTCTCCACCAAGGAGCCGGGCCAGGGCACCGGCATCGGCCTC is a genomic window containing:
- a CDS encoding PAS domain-containing protein — protein: MRIRHKILLGVLLSALIPLTAGGVYYAIHLRLSAATASLHAIDQVFRAVLDLAILSNSLGHGDEAQTLRQWQEQHAAMACLILAIDRDEPEIAALAGQLSHKHLALGGLFDSLAGSQAAGPAEDAATRERRARRAEQLTGQLQSMLADAQDLKDRSHLRFMTVQEALSRQGLLTLTVMALGLMVVLGVLYRGMTRPLAELHRGAVRLGQGELAYRVPLAAADEFGEMAGAFNHMAAQLEAARAVLDEEAAARRQTEEELRQAKDELERYFAVIPDLLCVAAPDGSFQKLNPAWTTTLGYPLEELLATPLAARIHPDDLAEMERHLAGEPTRAFTNRYRHRDGSWRWLEWNATPAAGGRLYAAARDITARRAAEEALRESQQMFALFMRHTPVYTFIKRLENGVSRSLAVSDNYRDMLGVSAREMIGKTMEELFPLDFARKITADDFAVVASGQVLELDEDFGGRHYTTIKFPIVRPDGSTLLAGFTIDITRRRRAEEQLRELNRTLEARVEEETRARLDKERLLVQQSKLAAMGEMLGAIAHQWRQPLNAVAVIVQDVQDAFSAGLLDGAYLRRATTQAMAQICFMSRTIDDFRNFFQPDKARTLFDAKKAVVRVLELLSPQLASHDILWSLTCLVHQTSFGPGEEVEECPAMHLYGFENELKQVFLSLLGNAQDAILARRAACGQPEHGRVQVSFAREDSRVVIRVADNGGGIPDLLLDRVFEPYFSTKEPGQGTGIGLYMAKMIIEKNMGGSLSVRNTGDGAELQVALGGPQS